taataaaattgtCATAACGATCTGCAAGAAGAATCACAATaacatcccatagacttgcattaaagAAGgtacctgagccatatctagggacaatAATATCATAGATACATGGAGTGAGCACTTttgagaacaccctagcaaccacatagcaacacactaaaaaaccAGTACCCTTGCAttgtggcagcaagttttgcatgAGTACATTGTCTTCAGAGAATGTAAATATGTCGTTTTTATGTGTGTGGGTACAcaaaatgtgtgtatgtatgtgtactcACCTGTACCTGTCAAATTTGTAGGCAGTTGTAGGGTATGCTGATGTGTCTCTGGCCCCACCCCTTCCTTTTTCCCCATTGCATTAGGTGTAAGGTAACCATGCAGGTCAAGAACACCTGTGGCTTTGGCTTGATTGTTGTAGATAGCTGCCTCTACATTCTCATATGACTGCATCTCATCgtcaaacacaaacaaaatgtttttgcagAATCTCAAAAAGAGGCTGGGGTTACTCCAAAGGGGgtgtggttactccaaaaggggttgcgccaactccaaaaggggccgtcacttccactcacggatAAAGTTAGGGAGAGGGTTAGATTTGAgactccctatatctttaataaCGATTTGGAACTCACGcctctttttggagcaatgcctgcagctatacctttctcctaaaatgagctttattgagtgcagaaatggttgtttaaaacaacagcagcaaaatagcgccctcaactgacaactgttatgaacaacatggcataaaaatggcatcaagcctcaataatttgctgtaaCTACACTATGACAACTTGCAAAataattgacaggcagaaagtgccattgtccgcagacacatttttgtttgctgtttaaagggtctagtgctgtcacagagaccggtgagatatctcatgacacttatgtCATTAATATCTTTTagagagtaaaacattttttcgaataccttaaaaaaaaatcacttacagcacctttcatGTACTTACCTAATATACTTAGGCTTTACTTGTCATTAATATGAAGtacaaaaaatgcaataaatattttaaaccaTTTCAAATGTTCCAGAAAAACACCTAACGTCACTGTTATGCAAGAAAAGATGCATGAATTCtatgattttaacattttaattaaaatgtattttgaaccagacttaaaggaatattctgggttaactACAAGTTCGACAAGTtttggcataatactgattaccaaaaaattaaaatacatttttcttaaaaaaaaaagcaaaaattgaggttccagtgcacttacattggaagtgaatgggggccaatccataaatgttaaaatagtcactgtttcaaaagtatagccacaagacataaacaatatacatctttacatgattttagtgtgataaaatctctgagcaaagttatatgcaattttacaacattgttaCCATGACAACCTAATGCGTAAACCCTGTAAtaccacaaaaataatgatttaaacaactttacagctcaaataatacatacgttttaacagaagaattatgtaagtgcttttatcaaattataagcttcacatttctgccttttagaccctccaaaaattggccccattcacttccactgtaagtgccatTTTTATGCAACCTCCATTTTTGTCGAGTTGAAAttgatttttgtgttaatcaacataatgccacaaatgctgtcgattgagcttaacttgaacctggaatattcaagTGTCTTACCAGATTCAAATTAAGTGTCTTTAGATATACTTACATTCTATAAAACTCATtcttttaatgaaaatgaaattatcAGATACAGTATCTAAATTACAAACTACAGCTATGCTTTATGTCTGGAAGTAAGCAATTCATGCGTCAAAAAGTGTTTTCTAATATGCATGACAACTGTTTACTGTAAATATGCAATCTTAAGTTTATCATTAGGTTTAACAAATctcttttgagaaaaaaaaaagtgtcatagAATAATTTTCATTGACTCATAGCAGAATTAGATTTGCTCCATTAATGAGGCACTCTCAAACTTTCggtcttaagcccaaagtatattttgattatatatatatatatatatatataatgtgttttatttttaccaATGTCCCCCTCGTATTTTACCTTCCTCAACGGTCTTTGATGTTGTGTTCATCCTGAAacatcagagaaaaaaaaatattgatgcacacacacagatggtTGAATGAGAACTGACAGCAAAAGAAGAGGTGAAAAACAGATGTGGCGGAAGAGAGggaaacagagagaaaaacattAAATGTAAAAAGAAGTGAGAGAGTAAACAGTCATAAACAATCTCACAAatgtacaaaacaaacacaagttTTCACAAAAACGTTATTATACTATGCATTTTATATATGtgcagatatagacagacagacagacagatagatagatagatagatagatagatagattatggATGGataatagacagatagatggacgatggatagatggatagacatacagacagacagatggatgatggatagatagacagacggatgatttagatggatggatggatggatgatagatagatagatagatgacagatagctagatagattatggatggatgatagacagacagatagatggatggatggatagatgatagatggatagacatacagacagacggATGatttagatagatggatggatggatgatagacagacagatagatggatgatgatagacatacagacagatagatggatggatggatgatggatagatagacatacagacagacagacagatggatggatggatgatggatagacagatggatgattcagatagatggatggtagatagatagatagatagattatggatggatgatagacaaacagatagatggacgatggatagatgatagatggatgatgatatatagacatacagacagacagacagacagacagatggatgtatgatggatagacagatggataatttagatagatagatagatagattgatggatggatggatggttggatggatgatggatagatagacagatggatgatttagatagatagatagatagattatggatggatgatagacagacagatagatggatgatgatagatagacatacagacagacagacagatagatggatggatggatgatggatagatagacagatggatgattTAGatagatgtatggatggatggatggatagatagatagatagatggatgatatagatagatagatgagtggatgaaagacagacagatggtagatagatggatgatggacagatgattgacagacagatagatagatagatagatagatagatagatagacggacagacagatagacagacagatggtatatatagatagacagaaaagccaaatgtattttacagtaaaatgacaAATGCAAAACTTTGTGAAGTCATCAgcacttttattgtttttctttcttcatcaaacattttctttcattttgacaTGCTCACAGATAAATTAAACAACTTCACATGCAGCCACAGAAgcacaaaaataatgtttaatttcttatttatgtTCATGATTCCATGGTTTAAAGTCAATATACATATTTTTCCtaaatcaaaataaagaaattaaagagGTTTAAGCCCATTTTAGGACCTTTTTTGCGCTGTCACATTATTGTCATTAAAGCACATTTTGCTCCTAATTCTTATTTTAATAACtgtaatgcaataataataataatagtaatctcGTTATTGTAATTTGAAGacaataattttaaatacaaatattattaggaTATTAATAAAGTTCTAATACTACCTGTTGTACTGCCTTCAtgccaatttaaataaaaaagaaagtcattcactcaatatatatatatatatacttgtatcACAGTAATAAGAATTTAATAACAATCATCTCTGAGAAAAGTAGGGATTACAAAACCTCAATAGTGATGAAAATAAAATCACGCAAGAAATCTTATTGGTActaaaatatgcttaattttctTCATGTATGatagaatttctttcttttggatTTCGTGAgatttactttttcttttctttttttttaaataccataaGCCATCCAAAACTTTAGCACGCGCACCCGCACTGTGAAATCACCGGGTAGTGCGCGCGTATCCACGCGCAACGCTTGAGCGCGCGAGAGCTGTGGCAGTGCCACCGGAGGAGCGCGACGCTCACCGACTCCACCGGTCTGCAAAACATCCCCTCCGGTAGCGAACACGAGCGTTCGTTCGAGCAATGTCCCTCTTTGACGTATCGCGGCCAGAAACGGACGCCCAGATCTTTCCACACCGACAGCACTGGGCACCGGGTGTACGCCCACAACCACCGCCGAACCCTGCTAAGCGTCTTCGGTCCCGCTTTGAGCTCCACGAGATCAAGCTCCAGAAATTCACGAGGCACCGGTCCGGAGAGACTGATCTCGTCCTCTCGCGTGATTTCGGTCCCGTTACCCCGCGTCACCGGTGGACCGATGGAGGAGTAGAGGGGGTCAAACCCGCTGCCGAGTTTCCGCCGAAGCAACCGTGGCGCCAAATCCCTTTCCCCCGGTTCGAACGCCGGGTCGGGGTCCTCGTGTAGGTCCGGAATTGGCAGGTGGTCGCTTGGCGAAGGGCGCATGCGTAGCTGACGCTGCTGACGTAGCGCGTGGTGAACAGTGATTGACAGGCAGAGCATGAGCGCACGAGACACCTTCATTTCCATTCACGTCAATAAAAAGTTCTTCTAAAGCGAACGTTAGTGTTGTTAACAGAAGAAACTTAAGTTTATTGACGTGTCCTTTTGCGTAAATTACTGTGTAAAAAGTTTGCAAGTATATTTGCAAGAAAAGAGCTTGTGAGGAGCAAAAACAGTGTCCTATTTCCCATAAATTACATTCCACGGACGGTTAACTAACTCCCCAGTAAGACCAGCTCCTTGAGAGATGGTTTGCGTGGTTCGGCAGCTCGTTTTGTCTTACTCTTGTTTGCCCCCGAGGGCTCGAGCTCATGCCGTCACCCATTACCACTCCAACACCTCACGTAAACTGGTCTTACATAAGGGGAATTTAGGTTAATTAATAACactgttacaaatgttttgtGTAGTCAAATACATAGATTTTCAAGTTAAACATTTCACAGATTTTgcgggtcaatttgacccattTCTATTTTTGAGTTTACTGAAATACTGGTTAACCTATGTTGTTCCATAGAATATTTATCAGAGACgagccacttctgttaaaatgaatgggagaaattggaacgcccaacggtcaacggatgtagaaaggaagtcccgccttacaggtaaaatagccaatctcCTTTTAGATactgacatcgcctgtcaatcaactcgacaacgcgcatgcgcattagttaTACAAGCCGAGCAATTTTCGTTTTTTAaacataatctgaggtaaagaagcacaatttatgataccagtgttgtcagattttactgccgatttgaaatatgttctttgatcgtaaagTTGACCAACCGTTTAGGTGATTTCAGTCTTTTCTCATTCAAGTAGAAAGTAGCTGCACTGTCTTGACTGGAAACAGCCtaccgggagcgttccaaagatggccgacagtttTCCTCACAcccaaaaataatgaaaattctttgatcatttactcaccctcatgccattccagatgtgtatgacttttgttcttcagcagaacacaaacgaagatgtttagaagaatatctcagctctgtaggtccatacaatgcaagtgaatggtggacaaaactttgaagctccaaaaatcacatgaaggcagcataaaagtaatccataagagggatgcaaactcatgggGGGCAAAAAGAGGTGAGACattcactggtccacgaacatgtTAGCTAAAatcaccaattccagctattttaatgATTCGAGTAttgcaaattaactgcacaattgtgcagaattggCTGCAAAAATAATGGGTATTTTGGTGTTGCTTGCTTCTGCTtaacaaatttgttcagttttatgtactgattagtttagtgaccacttctAGAGATGCCACTAAGTGGCTAAATGAGCATCCTATGTGCTATGACTGAGTCATTGAATCagtttgagtcgttcatgaccgaaatctaccaagagactttataatgTGTGAGCATTATAAGAACAAGGCAGATTTATCCACATTTTCCTTTAGTTTGTGAATGGCCGAGCATGACTtctcatccaaaaagacaacagtaATACTCTAATAAAAAAGTAATGAGTTTCAATAAGTCCTTAACTTCTACTtgattaaaatttgcatgtctacaaatctactgactttaTTAGAATGTTTAAGCATATATTTCTACAGTTTTTAAACTGTTTAGCATgcattttatcagaaaagacaacaataataggctataataattattatgagtttcaataatgtcctttcgtCACGCGCCTTTCACATGACTTGTGTCGGGGCGTCAACGCTCGCTCAGCATCAAGCGGCGCTTTGCCCAATATGATAAAGCTTCACGAAGGGACGATTTTACAAGTTTGCCATGCAAGAAAGCAGAAGAGGTGCACaataataaacattgaaaacatatatTTAGAAGAGACCGTTGCTTTAATTGCAGAAAGTAATAGGAGGTCTTAGCTTTTTGTTggtgaatgtaattactgtaatcaATAAGAACGCGATTTGCTGTAGCTGTAATCAGTCACGCAGGAGACCAATCCCCAGAATGTGAacgtgaaaatggagatttatagtaaaaaaaagacttaaatattgttttgtttctcaccaacacctattctatcgcttctaaagacctggatttaactactggagtcgtatggattacttttatgctgccgttatatgctttttggagcttcaaagttctgtccaccattcacttgcattgtatggacctacagagctgagatattcttctaaaaatcttcgattgtgttcatcagcagaaagaaagtcttacacatctgggatggcatgagggtgagtaaatgatgagtgaatttgaatttttgtgtgaactgtccctttaaggccaTGAACATGCATACAAAGTGTGGACACACTGATGTGTTGTGGAATGTGCGTACATCATTTCTATTATGATTATGATCTACTTTCATGTTTGAAGGCAGTTGCACAGACCCAAAACGTAAAAACTTCTTTGGAATATGTTGTTATGTTGGTTTCTCACTGTCCTGTGAAGGTAAATAAGAGCATATACACTTCTTGTCAGTACTGCAAAAGACTTTGTCAGACACAGATGGTAAAATGAGCTCTCATTGGCATTTTTGAGCTATCTGAAATACTAATTAACCTATATTTTCCTCCTTGAAATGTTGTGATTTTCCTCATTAACATGGTCATGAACATGCATGCAAAGTTTAAACATCCTAATGTGTTGTGGAAAGTCtgtatatacagctgaagtcagaagattacatacaccttagccaaatacatttaaactcagtttttcacaattcctgacatttaatcgtagaaaacattccctgtcttaggtcagttaggatcactactttattttaagaatgtgaaatgtcagaataatagtagagagaatgatttatttcagcttttatttctttcatcacattcccagtgggtcagaagtttacatacactttgttagtatttggtagcattgccttgaaattgtttaacttaggtgaaatgttttgggtagccttccacaagcttctcacaataagttgctgatattttggcccattcctccagacagaactggtgtaactgagtcaggtttgtaggcctccttgctcacacacgctttttcagttctgcccacaaattttatatcagattgaggtcagggctttgtgatggccactccaataccttgactttgtagtccttaagccattttgccccaactttggaggtatgcttggggtcattgtccaactggaagacccatttgtgaccgagctttaacttcctggctgatgtcttgagatgttgcttcaatatatccatataattttccttcctcatgatgtgatctattttgtgaagtgcaccagtccctcctgcagcaaagcacccccacaacatgatgctgccacccacatgcttcacggttgggatggtgttcttcggtttgcaagccccacactttttcctccaaacataacgatggtcattatggccaaacagttcaatttttgtttcatcagaccagaggacatttctccaaaaagtaagatctttgtccccatgtgcacacgcaaactgtattctggcttttttatggtgattttggagcattggcttcttccttgctgagcagcctttatgGTTatttcaatataggactcgttttactgtggatatagatacttgtctacctgtttcctccagcatcttcacaaggtcctttgctgttgttctgggatagatttgcacttttcgcaccaaactacgtttatcTCTACGAGACAGaatgcgtggtcccatggtgttta
This portion of the Myxocyprinus asiaticus isolate MX2 ecotype Aquarium Trade chromosome 14, UBuf_Myxa_2, whole genome shotgun sequence genome encodes:
- the nog5 gene encoding noggin 5, whose product is MEMKVSRALMLCLSITVHHALRQQRQLRMRPSPSDHLPIPDLHEDPDPAFEPGERDLAPRLLRRKLGSGFDPLYSSIGPPVTRGNGTEITREDEISLSGPVPREFLELDLVELKAGPKTLSRVRRWLWAYTRCPVLSVWKDLGVRFWPRYVKEGHCSNERSCSLPEGMFCRPVESVSVALLRWHCHSSRALKRCAWIRAHYPVISQCGCAC